Proteins from a single region of Megachile rotundata isolate GNS110a chromosome 7, iyMegRotu1, whole genome shotgun sequence:
- the LOC100879380 gene encoding uncharacterized protein LOC100879380 isoform X6, whose product MMSRRDRFFVVLALLCVAVGFTHAIYDPRELTTKPPKRREPVLPWYSSDKDDVDSSEERDLSRSPKWRIDSEEPAPRKPYIVETGTKNWTPWRKNRGSEIEQRTEIPEDQQIPTNFEQNRDYSLEYSQFEQQENQRVRPGSSSSQKQNERWNKQENSMGKDSQSKMKDDQEFYEGIPPDSTKPRKEEILFSSQQKSTVARYDPKMGVQCPDSDSTGQFVYPPDCKFFVNCWKGRAFVQPCAPGTHFNPETLECDFPHKVKCYGGEVADFPSADYLESSGKQEPLSTADNQGHLGYGRIPEPRCPLHLTGMLAHPADCTKFLQCAHGGTFIRDCAPGTVFNPAISVCDWPYNVKGCEDALKPKEETTTPFYPPEYEDYGYKKPRYNEEQPVKKIECPEYYTGLLPHPETCKKFLQCANGITYIMDCGPGTAFNPSISVCDWPYNVPGCSENKATTITPWSSHSPDSSSWQHTGVPSPGRPTHPMTTARPDTDWVSVRATQRPAWLTDTWTTAKPAGTDWDSLRPTWKPSWKPSTWTTATPPYSHNHHHHHPHHGNSDSSTRYDHRHHSYHDHDSWDQTSAANHPHTQWHHNHGTSDQSPNYNGHHHNHEHHHHHGPTYDSNRDTETQQPSPPFSQEPSQGVGGHSQGSWDSVYHHDHHHRRPYYQDGSGESDQQTPQVPFGEGPKDDQQAPQVPFEEGPKDDQQNPQLPFDIKGDYSPNTPGNLPANRRIGGDFTPNRQEYGRTNPGFSQSGSNPVIPPGQNIYVDSDYQISADRDSDVNLNRWNKTWMQPNSTGSRMQPGRWVQSQMGPGQPTQPSPNRQWDQEKADTHSGPRGAIYCDNSVANFIISYLQKGVANQDRKFNESNGDRKVDTKLDLWPSTPNIFEYVRGQYRPGVKNATYNSSKPLYPSNIYVDVNGTRGHFITKEIEINQGHSKARTYRPNDLPSVNGSRKNDQNIYIDSQSTGIGQIPVVLQPPYYTPNNTWYQHNLLRNKNISIYNPGYRKPKYYSMNVSSGSGDLTGSGANYHRVAVPSSALQPPPYPPLNQSLIFPPSSDFSRVDIFYRYVPPLSLQPPPSLHPPVHLQPPLYQPSINLHPPVYKPSNPNLNYPIGWRFPTAPSVELQPPPYEPVNRSSEFVNVTAPNINQPKVNTTFKPLEQPLTPTPLPNEQNSVLSNKYPKVPTKNMKSFNETKSRQNSTQTNMEDVVPPKKVLRNLDRAGKKIFSTMDPNVPTVSIEGDESMTETPEVPESNLDLDVDVLTDKEIWKPILVFDNKSETTTQSSVIMKINKKTTDVDLFNIEAAPFEEEEPPFPTYYIPPVEPLDHSKKVSIPTPISGQVVRLRGGSGPHDGYVEVQGTNPGWGIVCDSRNRWTLKEAHVLCKQLGYTRGAEMAWQGRNNRNGIPTWIAANTVSCQGDEAKFQSCKFTHEQECRVERDAIGVRCALNRVAHCRKDELPYEGQCYHLADPDSGLNHAEALDYCEHRQSRLIDITSQAENDFISEWLVQMHPEVGAIMTSGVGFTTFNRTLWVWEDSSRAKFKFTKWWPGWTEDKKIPPFVGSRPLCLVMKRKFPCHERPDSICVADYFFWDTEDCATSSKGHSYICKRPYDDIGCIYGKGGQYAGNANVTASGKECLPWSDPKVSHPLTVNVVNRELREKLKTHNYCRNPNPTREPRPWCFTGPGAEREYCDIPSCGNVGSPKSLLTGKCKPKHFECLPGECIPSPWVCDGDEDCTNGADEKDCVSHMDLFQKYSKQKLEGYDVQKWLNTPLKTCALRCKEADFTCRSFSHKSAGNICLLSDSNIGMTGSLKPNKEFDYYEMTERSVNCEGMYVCQNRKCISQTKVCNGKNDCNDRSDESICTVENLDYAIRLAGSENNYEGRIEVKILGVWGQVCDDGFGMIDANVICKELGFVLGALEIRPGGFYGNLDPPTRFMVDQLRCRGNETSLRECDFDGWGVHNCQPEEAVGVICKTAVDSCQDGHWKCDKSPTCIPTAFICDEVVDCPDRSDESSEHCDAPFEIRLVNGSSPLEGRVEVRHHGIWGTVCDDDFSNATATVICRSLGYGGRAIAKKDGYFGPGEGPIWLDEVFCLGNETQLYRCDHNHWGQHNCNHDEDAGVICTPGDINDSEPYWKTVTDLPETNINDILPSDCGKRLKDFSEDDELILERVVRGSIAPKGSYPWQASIRVRGHSRSNHWCGAVILSPIHVLTAAHCLQGYNKGTYFVRAGDYNTEECFTLLIQLQPLKKWVFIHALRTCESVR is encoded by the exons ATGATGTCGCGACGCGATCGTTTCTTCGTCGTTCTTGCTCTTCTTTGTGTCGCTGTCGGTTTTACTCACGCG ATCTACGATCCTAGAGAACTAACAACAAAACCACCAAAACGACGAGAACCAGTACTTCCATGGTATTCTTCAGACAAAGATGACGTCGATTCCAGCGAAGAACGCGATCTGTCGCGTTCTCCAAAATGGCGGATCGACTCAGAGGAGCCGGCTCCAAGAAAACCGTACATTGTGGAGACTGGAACGAAAAACTGGACCCCCTGGAGAAAAAATCGTGGAAGTGAAATTGAACAGAGGACGGAGATCCCTGAAGATCAACAAATTCCAACGAATTTTGAACAAAATCGAGATTATTCGTTGGAATACAGTCAATTCGAGCAGCAAGAGAATCAAAGGGTTCGACCAGGATCGAGTAGTTCACAAAAGCAGAATGAAAGATGGAACAAACAAGAAAATTCCATGGGGAAGGACTCGCAGTCAAAAATGAAGGATGATCAGGAATTTTATGAGGGAATTCCGCCAGATAGCACg aaaCCTCGAAAAGAGGAAATTCTTTTCTCTTCCCAACAAAAATCCACGGTTGCTCGGTACGATCCGAAAATGGGCGTCCAGTGTCCAGATTCCGATTCGACTGGACAGTTCGTGTATCCTCCAGACTGTAAATTCTTCGTTAATTGTTGGAAAGGCAGAGCTTTCGTTCAACCCTGCGCTCCTGGTACACATTTCAACCCGGAAACTTTGGAATGCGATTTTCCGCATAAAGTCAAATGTTACGGAGGAGAAGTAGCGGATTTTCCATCGGCTGATTATTTGGAATCATCGGGAAAACAAGAACCATTGTCAACTGCCGATAATCAGGGTCATCTGGGATATGGACGAATACCA GAACCACGATGTCCACTTCATTTGACAGGAATGCTAGCGCATCCTGCAGATTGcacaaaatttttgcaatgtgcACACGGTGGAACATTTATCAGGGATTGTGCTCCTGGTACAGTGTTTAATCCTGCTATCAGTGTTTGTGATTGGCCATACAATGTGAAAGGTTGCGAAG ATGCATTGAAACCCAAAGAAGAAACTACGACGCCATTTTACCCTCCTGAATACGAAGATTATGGTTATAAAAAACCGAGATACAATGAAGAGCAGCCAGTAAAGAAGATAGAATGTCCTGAGTATTATACTGGACTGTTACCACATCCGGAAACTTGCAAGAAATTCCTTCAATGTGCGAATGGAATCACTTATATCATGGATTGTGGTCCTGGGACGGCATTCAATCCTTCAATATCCGTTTGTGATTGGCCCTATAATGTACCTGGATGCAgtgaaa ATAAAGCAACAACAATTACACCTTGGTCATCTCACAGTCCAGACTCCAGTTCCTGGCAGCATACAGGAGTTCCATCACCAGGACGCCCAACTCATCCCATGACAACAGCCCGTCCAGATACAGATTGGGTATCAGTGAGGGCAACCCAGAGGCCAGCGTGGCTCACTGACACCTGGACAACGGCAAAACCTGCGGGAACAGATTGGGATTCATTAAGACCTACCTGGAAACCAAGCTGGAAACCATCTACCTGGACCACTGCTACACCACCTTATTCtcacaatcatcatcatcatcatccccATCACGGAAACAGTGATAGCAGCACACGATATGATCATCGTCATCATTCATACCACGACCACGATAGCTGGGATCAAACATCAGCTGCGAATCATCCACACACGCAGTGGcaccacaatcatggaaccagtGATCAGAGTCCAAATTACAACGGTcatcatcacaatcacgaacatcaTCACCATCACGGACCAACGTACGATTCAAATAGGGACACCGAAACTCAGCAACCTTCTCCTCCATTTTCTCAAGAACCGAGTCAAGGAGTTGGAGGTCATTCGCAGGGAAGCTGGGATTCGGTGTATCACCACGATCATCATCATCGTAGACCTTATTACCAAGATGGATCCGGAGAAAGTGATCAGCAAACTCCACAGGTTCCTTTCGGAGAGGGACCCAAAGATGATCAACAAGCTCCACAGGTTCCTTTCGAAGAGGGGCCCAAAGATGATCAGCAAAATCCGCAGCTACCTTTTGACATTAAAGGTGATTATTCGCCGAATACTCCAGGTAATTTACCTGCAAATAGAAGAATCGGTGGAGATTTCACACCTAATAGACAGGAATATGGAAGGACGAACCCTGGATTCTCGCAATCTGGTTCTAATCCAGTGATTCCACCTGGACAGAACATCTATGTGGATAGTGATTACCAGATATCTGCGGATAGAGACTCTGATGTGAATTTGAATAGGTGGAATAAAACGTGGATGCAGCCCAATTCGACGGGAAGTAGAATGCAGCCTGGTAGATGGGTCCAGAGTCAGATGGGTCCAGGACAACCTACACAGCCTTCACCGAATCGACAGTGGGATCAAG AAAAAGCTGATACTCATTCTGGTCCAAGGGGGGCGATATACTGCGACAACTCCGTagctaattttataattagttaCTTACAAAAAg GTGTTGCTAACCAAGACAGGAAATTCAATGAAAGTAATGGTGACAGAAAAGTGGACACAAAGTTAGATCTATGGCCTTCGACACCGAATATTTTCGAGTATGTTAGAGGACAATATCGACCAG GTGTTAAAAATGCCACATATAACTCATCGAAGCCTCTATACCCAAGTAACATATACGTGGATGTAAATGGTACAAGGGGCCATTTTATTACGAAAGAAATCGAAATCAATCAAGGTCACTCGAAAGCGAGAACTTACAGACCAAACGATCTCCCTTCTGTAAACGGGTCTCGTAAAAACGATCAGAACATTTATATCGACTCTCAATCAACTGGTATCGGTCAGATACCAGTGGTCCTTCAACCACCTTATTATACACCTAATAACACATGGTACCAACATAATTTATTACGGAATAAAAATATCTCCATTTATAACCCTGGTTATCGGAAGCCTAAATATTATTCGATGAATGTGTCTTCTGGTTCTGGAGATTTGACTGGTTCTg gTGCAAATTATCACCGTGTAGCCGTACCATCATCAGCTCTCCAACCTCCACCGTATCCACCGCTCAATCAATCACTAATTTTTCCACCCTCCTCAGATTTTTCAAGAGTCGATATTTTCTATCGATATGTGCCACCCTTAAGCTTGCAGCCACCTCCGAGTTTGCATCCACCCGTACATTTGCAACCACCCCTTTATCAACCATCCATAAATCTGCATCCACCAGTatacaaaccttcaaatccaaaTTTAAACTATCCAATTGGTTGGCGATTTCCAACTGCACCCTCAGTTGAACTTCAGCCCCCGCCTTACGAGCCTGTAAATCGTTCTTCAGAGTTTGTAAACGTTACCGCACCTAATATTAATCAACCAAAAGTAAATACCACTTTCAAACCTCTTGAGCAACCCTTAACACCAACACCTTTAccaaatgagcaaaattcagTATTATCGAATAAATACCCTAAAGTTCCAACGAAGAATATGAAATCGTTTAATGAAACAAAAAGTCGTCAAAATTCGACTCAAACGAATATGGAGGATGTAGTTCCACCAAAAAAGGTGCTGCGAAATTTGGATAGAGctggaaagaaaatattttcaacgatGGATCCAAATGTTCCCACTGTGTCCATTGAAGGGGATGAATCGATGACGGAGACTCCAGAAGTTCCAGAATCTAATTTGGATCTGGATGTAGATGTGCTGACTGATAAAGAAATCTGGAAGCCGATATTGGTTTTCGATAATAAGAGCGAAACGACTACTCAGTCGTCTGTGATCATGAAAATCAACAAGAAGACGACTGATGTAGATCTTTTTAATATTGAGGCAGCTCCGTTTGAAGAAG AGGAACCACCATTTCCGACATACTATATACCACCAGTCGAACCATTGGATCATTCAAAAAAAGTTTCTATACCAACACCAATTTCTGGTCAG GTGGTACGGCTTAGGGGTGGTTCTGGTCCTCACGATGGCTACGTAGAAGTTCAAGGAACGAACCCTGGTTGGGGAATTGTTTGCGATTCTAGAAATAGATGGACTTTAAAAGAAGCACATGTTCTATGCAAACAACTCGGCTACACCAg AGGTGCTGAAATGGCTTGGCAAGGAAGGAACAATCGAAATGGTATTCCAACATGGATCGCGGCGAACACCGTCTCGTGTCAAGGCGACGAGGCCAAGTTTCAATCGTGCAA ATTCACACATGAACAAGAATGTCGAGTAGAGAGAGATGCGATAGGCGTGAGATGCGCGTTAAATCGTGTGGCACATTGTCGTAAGGACGAATTACCATATGAAGGACAATGTTATCACCTAGCTGATCCTGATAGCGGATTAAATCACGCCGAAGCATTGGATTACTGCGAGCATAGACAGTCACGGCTTATCGACATCACCAGCCAAGCGGAAAACGATTTCATCTCCGAGTGGTTGGTGCAAATGCATCCGGAAGTTGGCGCGATTATGACTTCCGGCGTCGGTTTTACAACATTCAATCGCACCCTCTGGGTATGGGAAGACTCCTCGCGCGCTAAATTCAA ATTTACGAAATGGTGGCCAGGATGGACGGAAGATAAGAAGATTCCACCGTTCGTGGGTTCTCGTCCTCTTTGCTTGGTAATGAAGCGCAAATTTCCGTGTCACGAAAGGCCAGATTCAATTTGCGTTGCTGATTACTTCTTTTGGGACACAGAAGATTGTGCCACCTCTTCTAAAGGTCACTCCTACATTTGTAAGAGACCCTACGATGATATTG GTTGTATTTACGGAAAAGGAGGACAATATGCCGGAAATGCAAATGTTACAGCATCAGGAAAAGAATGTCTTCCGTGGAGCGACCCGAAAGTTTCTCACCCTCTTACAGTAAAC GTGGTCAATCGAGAGTTGAGAGAGAAATTGAAAACTCACAATTACTGTAGAAATCCAAACCCGACTAGGGAACCTAGACCATGGTGTTTCACGGGGCCAGGTGCTGAACGAGAATATTGTGACATTCCGTCTTGTGGAAATGTTG gTTCTCCAAAATCTCTGTTAACTGGAAAATGCAAACCTAAGCATTTTGAATGCTTACCAGGAGAGTGTATTCCATCACCATGGGTTTGTGATGGAGACGAG GATTGTACAAATGGCGCAGACGAAAAAGATTGTGTCTCGCACATGGATTTGTTCcaaaaatattctaaacaaAAGCTGGAGGGATACGATGTCCAAAAATGGCTGAACACACCGTTAAAAACATGTGCTCTTAGATGCAAGGAGGCTGATTTTACCTGTCGATCTTTCTCACACAA GTCTGCAGGAAATATTTGCCTTTTGAGCGACAGTAACATTGGCATGACTGGATCACTGAAACCCAATAAAGAATTCGATTACTATGAAATGACAGAAAGAAGCGTAAACTGTGAAGGAATGTACGTCTGTCAAAATCGAAAATGTATAAGTCAAACGAAAGTATGTAACGGGAAAAACGATTGTAATGATCGTAGCGATGAAAGTATTTGCactgttgaaaatttggattatGCGATTCGGTTGGCTGGTTCAGAAAATAATTACGAAGGCAGAATTGAAGTTAAGa ttttggGTGTATGGGGTCAAGTATGCGACGATGGTTTCGGAATGATCGATGCCAACGTAATTTGTAAAGAACTTGGCTTTGTTCTTGGTGCGTTGGAAATTAGACCAGGAGGATTTTATGGAAACCTAGATCCACCAACGAGGTTTATGGTTGACCAACTGAGATGTCGAGGCAATGAGACTTCTTTACGTGAATGCGACTTTGATgg ATGGGGTGTACACAACTGTCAACCAGAAGAAGCAGTAGGTGTTATTTGTAAGACTGCAGTGGACAGTTGTCAGGATGGTCATTGGAAATGCGACAAAAGCCCCACGTGTATTCCAACTGCGTTTATATGCGACGAGGTTGTCGATTGTCCTGATCGTTCTGATGAAAGTTCTGAACATTGTGAC GCACCTTTCGAGATACGTCTAGTGAATGGAAGTTCTCCTTTGGAAGGAAGGGTTGAAGTCCGTCACCATGGTATCTGGGGTACCGTTTGCGATGACGATTTCTCTAATGCAACAGCAACGGTGATTTGCAGATCCTTAGGATATGGTGGACGAGCTATTGCTAAGAAAGATGGCTACTTTGGACCAGGAGAGGGACCCATTTGGCTCGACGAA GTTTTCTGTTTGGGAAACGAGACACAGCTGTACCGATGTGATCACAATCACTGGGGTCAACATAATTGCAATCACGATGAGGATGCAGGTGTAATTTGTACACCTGGGGACATTAATGATTCCGAG CCGTACTGGAAAACTGTGACGGATTTGCCAGAGACGAACATCAACGACATACTACCTTCAGATTGCGGAAAAAGATTGAAAGATTTCAGCGAAGATGATGAACTTATACTTGAAAGGGTGGTGCGTGGTTCCATCGCACCGAAGGGATCGTATCCATGGCAG GCGAGTATCCGTGTTCGGGGACACAGCAGATCGAATCATTGGTGCGGTGCAGTGATTCTCTCACCCATACACGTGCTCACTGCCGCGCATTGTTTGCAAGGATACAATAAAGGGACTTACTTTGTACGAGCTGGAGATTACAACACAGAG